In Clostridium sp., one DNA window encodes the following:
- a CDS encoding ECF transporter S component, protein MEQKKLDLSRLKVHDIIQISLMAAMTYIATAVINIPTGVVFKGVVHLGDSMVLLAAILLGRKKAFFSAAVGMSLFDILSPYAIWAPFTFFIKGIMAYIAASIAYRKEYDGQSFLNNAMACVAAGIWMIAAYYFAGVVLMHFVTNVAFPQAFVLSAAEIPGNIAQSIAGAAIALPLGKVLKKANLIRSK, encoded by the coding sequence ATGGAACAAAAGAAATTGGATTTGAGCAGATTGAAGGTACATGATATTATACAGATTTCTCTTATGGCAGCTATGACTTATATTGCAACAGCTGTAATAAATATACCTACTGGAGTTGTATTTAAAGGTGTAGTCCATTTGGGGGACAGTATGGTACTATTGGCTGCTATTTTATTGGGAAGGAAAAAAGCATTCTTTTCTGCAGCAGTAGGTATGAGTTTGTTTGATATTTTATCACCCTATGCTATTTGGGCACCATTTACATTTTTTATAAAGGGAATAATGGCATATATTGCTGCATCCATTGCCTATAGAAAGGAATATGATGGACAAAGTTTTTTGAATAATGCGATGGCGTGTGTAGCTGCCGGGATATGGATGATAGCAGCTTATTATTTTGCAGGAGTTGTTCTCATGCATTTTGTAACAAATGTAGCATTTCCACAGGCATTTGTATTATCGGCGGCAGAAATTCCGGGAAACATAGCCCAGTCAATTGCAGGAGCAGCTATAGCTCTTCCTCTTGGGAAAGTTTTGAAAAAGGCAAATTTAATCAGGAGCAAATAA
- a CDS encoding phosphatase PAP2 family protein yields MYYSIKRRNFTYNIQYILSRFLNLLYKYYFIVIGAFFVGSGIYLCFYPSISETSKIYMFVLAFISFSVYKDMRNDVKLLPFLLMSIPFLLLVLYLNRNGYAMWGKMLHWQISRSIIINLNPLFSIIPFNDGSFARIYTSKTLTSYFRIVYNNGFVLPVLLAIYRSAISLDFKKMLRYALSAHIVQVFLITPFYLVFHLQEVWYVLGQPDGLARNLSKNAAAGVTLNCFPSMHTSIAFAMFLLALREKDKLFKIFMSFFCMSIIFSTLYLRIHWVLDIAGGILLAYVTVKLVDFTFAKLQPILQKLLDKFYYKNCKVSYIYNYYLDTMN; encoded by the coding sequence ATGTATTATAGTATTAAAAGAAGAAATTTCACCTATAATATACAATATATTCTCAGTAGATTTTTAAATCTGCTTTATAAATATTATTTTATTGTTATAGGTGCTTTTTTCGTTGGAAGTGGAATATACCTCTGCTTTTACCCGTCTATTAGTGAAACCAGCAAAATATATATGTTTGTGCTGGCATTTATAAGTTTCTCTGTGTATAAAGATATGCGAAATGATGTAAAATTGCTTCCTTTTTTATTGATGTCAATACCATTTTTATTATTAGTACTGTATTTGAACAGGAACGGCTATGCAATGTGGGGAAAGATGCTGCACTGGCAGATATCACGGAGCATAATAATAAATCTGAATCCGTTATTCAGTATAATACCTTTTAACGATGGAAGCTTTGCAAGGATATATACATCCAAAACTTTAACCAGCTATTTTAGAATCGTATATAACAATGGATTTGTACTTCCTGTCCTACTTGCAATATACAGATCTGCAATTTCACTTGATTTTAAAAAGATGCTGAGATATGCTTTATCCGCCCATATTGTACAAGTATTTCTGATTACACCTTTCTATCTTGTTTTTCACCTTCAGGAAGTATGGTATGTACTCGGCCAGCCAGATGGACTTGCAAGAAATCTAAGTAAAAATGCCGCTGCCGGTGTGACTTTGAACTGTTTTCCATCAATGCATACTTCCATAGCCTTCGCCATGTTTCTGCTTGCATTAAGAGAAAAGGACAAGCTTTTTAAAATATTTATGTCATTTTTCTGCATGAGTATAATATTTTCCACTTTATATTTAAGAATTCACTGGGTACTGGATATAGCAGGCGGAATTTTACTGGCATATGTAACTGTAAAACTGGTTGACTTTACGTTTGCAAAACTGCAGCCCATTTTGCAAAAACTATTGGATAAATTTTACTATAAAAATTGCAAAGTTTCTTATATATATAACTATTATTTAGATACGATGAATTAA
- a CDS encoding peptide chain release factor 3, which translates to MADLGNEIERRRTFAIISHPDAGKTTLTEKLLLYGGAIRLAGSVKARKTSKHAVSDWMEIEKKRGISVTSSVMQFNYDNYCINILDTPGHQDFSEDTYRTLMAADSAVMVIDGAKGVEEQTKKLFNVCSLRGIPIFTFVNKMDRESKDPFELIEDIENELGIKSYPVNWPIGSGSEFKGVFDRNRNVIEVFNGGNHGQTEVESVEGNVDDSVFEDLIGEALQSKLKEDIELLDVAGDQFDINKVREGELTPIFFGSALTNFGVEPFLKEFLKLTTPPMSRLSDKGEIDVFEEPFSAFVFKIQANMNPSHRDRIAFMRICSGKFKKGMEVFHVQGKDKVKLAQPQQFLAQNREIVEEAYAGDIIGVFDPGIFNIGDTLCMSQKKFKFEGIPVFAPEHFSRVRTVDTMKRKQFIKGITEISEEGAIQVFKELNIGIEQIIVGVVGVLQFEVLEYRMKNEYNVDIKMESLPYRTIRWIESSDTNIGSLVLTSDTKKVKDLKGRDLLIFQSEWSISWALEHNKGLVLSDIGKS; encoded by the coding sequence GTGGCAGACTTAGGAAATGAAATAGAGAGAAGAAGAACTTTTGCAATAATATCTCACCCGGATGCAGGTAAGACCACATTGACAGAAAAATTACTGCTGTATGGTGGTGCTATAAGGCTTGCTGGTTCTGTCAAGGCTAGAAAGACATCGAAGCATGCAGTGTCTGACTGGATGGAGATAGAAAAGAAGAGAGGAATCTCTGTCACATCATCAGTTATGCAATTCAATTATGACAATTACTGTATAAATATACTTGATACACCTGGACATCAGGATTTCAGTGAGGATACATATAGAACTTTAATGGCAGCTGATAGTGCAGTCATGGTAATAGATGGAGCTAAAGGAGTAGAGGAGCAGACCAAGAAATTATTTAATGTCTGCAGCTTGAGGGGAATCCCGATCTTTACATTTGTAAACAAGATGGATAGGGAGAGCAAGGATCCTTTTGAGCTTATCGAGGATATAGAGAATGAACTTGGAATAAAATCATATCCAGTAAATTGGCCTATAGGATCAGGTTCTGAGTTTAAAGGAGTCTTTGATAGAAATAGAAATGTTATAGAGGTCTTTAATGGAGGAAATCATGGTCAGACTGAAGTTGAGTCTGTAGAAGGAAATGTTGATGACAGCGTATTTGAAGATCTCATAGGTGAAGCACTTCAGTCCAAACTTAAAGAGGATATAGAACTTCTTGATGTAGCGGGGGATCAATTTGACATAAATAAAGTTAGAGAGGGAGAGCTTACCCCCATATTTTTTGGAAGTGCTCTTACAAATTTTGGAGTAGAACCTTTCTTGAAAGAATTTTTGAAGCTTACCACACCGCCCATGTCCAGATTGTCGGACAAAGGTGAAATAGATGTATTTGAAGAACCATTTTCTGCATTTGTATTTAAAATACAGGCTAATATGAATCCTTCACATAGAGATAGAATTGCATTTATGAGAATATGCTCCGGAAAGTTCAAGAAGGGAATGGAGGTTTTCCATGTCCAGGGAAAAGACAAGGTAAAACTTGCACAGCCACAGCAATTTCTGGCCCAAAATAGAGAAATTGTAGAAGAAGCTTATGCAGGTGATATAATAGGAGTATTTGATCCCGGAATTTTCAATATAGGAGATACACTTTGCATGTCCCAGAAGAAATTCAAGTTTGAAGGTATACCTGTGTTTGCACCGGAGCATTTCTCAAGGGTCAGGACAGTAGATACGATGAAGAGAAAGCAATTCATAAAAGGAATAACTGAAATATCAGAAGAAGGTGCAATTCAGGTATTCAAAGAATTGAATATAGGTATCGAGCAGATAATTGTAGGGGTGGTCGGGGTACTTCAATTTGAAGTACTGGAATACAGGATGAAAAATGAGTATAATGTAGACATAAAAATGGAAAGTCTTCCATACAGGACTATAAGGTGGATAGAGAGTTCAGATACAAATATAGGAAGTCTTGTACTTACGAGTGATACGAAAAAAGTCAAGGACTTAAAAGGAAGAGACCTTCTGATATTTCAAAGTGAATGGTCCATAAGCTGGGCACTTGAACATAATAAGGGGCTGGTACTTTCCGATATAGGAAAATCATAA
- a CDS encoding Cof-type HAD-IIB family hydrolase translates to MYKLIAIDMDGTLLRNDKTISSENIAAIKEAVEHNVKIIPATGRPSKGIKKYLEQLNLISDSNYVVSLNGALVESAKSHRSIYEKLLSLDDIKYIYELGTKISTNIQVSLKESIITPVPNKYSTGDAILNGIELKIEDFCKLSPDDHIFKVMFMGDEPVLSKGIDMLPENIYHKYTVLRSEPYFLEFMNKATNKWNGVETAAKNLGIKKSEIICIGDSGNDIHMIKSAGLGVAMGNASNEIKKLSSYVTKTNEENGVAHVIYKFILK, encoded by the coding sequence ATGTACAAATTGATTGCAATTGATATGGACGGTACTTTATTGAGAAACGATAAAACTATATCGTCAGAAAATATAGCTGCCATAAAAGAAGCAGTTGAGCACAATGTAAAAATAATTCCTGCCACAGGAAGACCCTCAAAAGGCATAAAAAAATATCTGGAACAATTAAATTTAATTTCAGATTCCAACTATGTCGTTTCCCTCAATGGTGCATTAGTGGAAAGTGCCAAATCACACAGGTCAATATATGAAAAACTATTATCATTGGATGATATCAAGTATATATACGAACTTGGTACAAAAATAAGTACAAACATACAAGTATCATTAAAGGAATCAATTATAACACCTGTTCCAAATAAATATAGTACAGGGGATGCCATACTAAATGGAATAGAACTTAAAATAGAAGATTTCTGCAAGCTTTCTCCAGATGACCATATATTCAAAGTCATGTTCATGGGCGACGAGCCTGTATTATCAAAGGGAATAGACATGCTTCCGGAGAATATATACCACAAATACACTGTACTCAGGAGCGAGCCATACTTTCTTGAATTTATGAATAAAGCTACAAATAAATGGAACGGTGTAGAAACCGCGGCTAAAAATCTTGGAATAAAGAAATCCGAGATAATATGCATCGGTGATTCAGGGAATGACATACATATGATAAAAAGTGCCGGACTTGGAGTTGCCATGGGCAATGCATCCAATGAAATCAAAAAACTCTCGAGCTATGTTACAAAAACAAATGAAGAAAATGGAGTAGCCCATGTAATATATAAATTCATATTAAAATAA
- a CDS encoding MFS transporter, which yields MSENVKSTNIPNGRWLHILPPLVLVYIVAFMDRTNISFALAGGMDAELGMNATITGLASGIFFFGYMFLQVPGGRIAERASAKKFIACTIIAWGGFAVLSGLANSTIQILVIRFLLGVAEGGVWPAILTIISHWFPAHERGRANAIFMMNAPIASIITGPLSGFIVTAFSWRYVFIIEGAIAIALLFIWFPLVADHPKDAKWISKEERDYIEKSIHQEQIALSGTASSKKIPISQVLSSKLLWILCIIYGCYQAGIYGYSLWLPKIIQGVSKASMSGIGLLSTIPNIIAIFGLIYFSKKSDRTMNRKRYTALPMIGFAICLFISVQFKIFNPIVSFAFIALCGFFLYSANSVFWTIPSQIFESDMAAQSRGVINIIGGLGSFLGPYMVGFLTTDISASAGLYALIILLVVGFISTVLLPIAKNNA from the coding sequence ATGAGTGAAAATGTAAAAAGCACGAATATTCCTAATGGACGTTGGTTACATATACTCCCACCACTGGTTTTAGTGTATATAGTTGCTTTTATGGATCGTACAAATATCAGTTTTGCACTTGCAGGTGGTATGGATGCTGAGTTGGGTATGAATGCCACAATAACCGGTTTGGCATCAGGAATTTTTTTCTTTGGGTATATGTTTTTACAAGTTCCTGGCGGAAGAATAGCAGAACGTGCAAGTGCAAAAAAATTTATAGCATGCACCATAATTGCATGGGGAGGTTTTGCAGTACTATCAGGCCTAGCCAATAGTACAATCCAAATACTTGTAATTCGTTTTTTGCTCGGTGTAGCAGAAGGTGGAGTCTGGCCTGCAATATTAACTATAATTAGTCATTGGTTTCCAGCACATGAACGAGGTAGGGCAAATGCAATTTTCATGATGAATGCTCCAATAGCCTCAATAATAACCGGTCCTTTGTCAGGATTTATTGTAACCGCATTCAGTTGGAGATATGTATTCATCATTGAAGGAGCAATCGCCATAGCATTATTGTTTATATGGTTTCCGCTTGTTGCAGATCATCCTAAGGATGCAAAATGGATAAGCAAAGAAGAGCGCGACTATATTGAAAAATCCATTCACCAGGAACAGATAGCATTAAGTGGCACTGCTTCCTCAAAAAAGATACCAATTTCACAAGTTTTGTCAAGCAAATTGTTGTGGATTCTATGCATTATATATGGCTGTTATCAGGCAGGTATTTATGGATATTCTTTATGGTTGCCTAAGATAATACAAGGTGTGAGCAAAGCCAGTATGAGTGGTATAGGGCTGCTTTCGACCATACCAAATATAATTGCAATATTCGGATTAATATACTTTTCAAAAAAATCCGATCGCACAATGAACAGGAAAAGGTATACAGCATTGCCGATGATAGGATTTGCCATATGTCTGTTTATATCAGTACAATTTAAAATTTTTAATCCTATAGTTTCATTTGCATTTATAGCTCTGTGCGGATTCTTTTTATACTCGGCAAATAGTGTATTTTGGACCATACCAAGCCAAATATTTGAATCCGATATGGCCGCACAGTCACGTGGAGTTATTAATATAATTGGCGGACTTGGTTCATTTTTAGGACCTTACATGGTAGGATTCCTTACAACAGACATTAGTGCATCCGCAGGATTATATGCCTTAATAATATTACTAGTTGTAGGATTTATTTCAACAGTACTTCTGCCAATAGCTAAAAACAATGCATAA
- the rhmD gene encoding L-rhamnonate dehydratase, giving the protein MELGTMGRKIAAIRAYVVEGGGADYHDQSKEHWIVNQIATPMSVYPEYKMTRTSFGINALKSLVVEIESDNGVVGFAVSTGGYPAAWIVMNHLDRFVVGQPVENIEKIWDQMYKSTMYYGRKGVVMNAISAIDLALWDLLGKLRQEPVYAMLGGKVRDEIKFYATGPRPDLAKQKGFIGGKLPLIYGQADGEEGLKKNIERLAKYREKCGDGFWLMWDCWMALDLPYAKKLMQKSSEYDLKWIEECFNPDDYWAYRDLKASAPNNVMVTSGEHEATRYGFRMLMEMCDLDIIQPDVTWCGGMTELKKIGDLAKAYGKMVIPHGSGPYSHHFVTSQTNSPFTEYLIMSPDADAVIPQFYPLLLDEQVPTNGKLVVSDKPGFGVRLNKEHGLIEIKKGQRI; this is encoded by the coding sequence ATGGAATTGGGTACAATGGGAAGAAAAATTGCTGCAATAAGAGCATATGTCGTAGAAGGTGGAGGCGCAGATTATCATGATCAATCAAAAGAGCATTGGATAGTTAATCAAATAGCTACACCTATGAGTGTCTATCCGGAATACAAAATGACTAGAACAAGCTTTGGAATTAATGCACTTAAATCATTGGTAGTCGAAATAGAATCGGATAATGGAGTAGTAGGTTTCGCAGTATCAACTGGAGGATATCCTGCAGCCTGGATTGTAATGAATCATCTTGATAGATTTGTTGTAGGACAACCTGTTGAAAACATAGAAAAAATTTGGGACCAAATGTATAAGTCAACTATGTACTATGGACGTAAGGGTGTTGTTATGAACGCCATTTCTGCAATAGACCTGGCACTTTGGGATTTACTTGGAAAACTAAGACAAGAACCAGTATATGCTATGTTGGGAGGAAAGGTCAGAGATGAAATAAAGTTCTATGCTACAGGACCTAGACCAGATCTTGCCAAACAGAAGGGATTTATAGGAGGTAAATTACCATTAATTTATGGACAGGCCGATGGTGAAGAAGGCCTTAAAAAGAATATAGAAAGGCTTGCAAAATACAGAGAAAAATGCGGAGATGGATTTTGGTTGATGTGGGATTGCTGGATGGCACTGGATCTCCCATATGCTAAAAAGTTAATGCAAAAGTCCTCTGAATACGATCTGAAATGGATAGAAGAATGCTTTAATCCAGATGATTATTGGGCTTATAGAGATTTAAAAGCATCAGCCCCTAATAATGTTATGGTAACTTCAGGTGAACATGAAGCTACAAGATATGGATTTAGAATGTTAATGGAGATGTGTGATCTCGATATAATCCAGCCGGATGTTACATGGTGCGGAGGAATGACTGAATTAAAGAAAATAGGTGATTTAGCTAAGGCTTATGGTAAAATGGTAATTCCTCACGGTTCAGGTCCTTATTCACATCATTTTGTGACTTCACAGACCAATTCACCATTTACTGAATATCTAATTATGAGTCCGGATGCTGATGCGGTTATACCACAATTTTATCCATTACTATTGGATGAACAGGTTCCTACAAATGGTAAGCTGGTAGTAAGTGACAAGCCTGGATTTGGTGTAAGGTTAAACAAAGAGCATGGCTTGATTGAAATAAAAAAAGGACAGAGAATATAA
- a CDS encoding IclR family transcriptional regulator — protein sequence MAVKSAERVLQIFEHLAAYPNGQTINEISTQLGYAPSSTHALLKTLLDNGYLYIDEIKRYKLGPKLIQLGKSVSSHMSIDKIAQPLLEKTMEELEETIFMAVLFKGEVIYVAKANSYKTVTTNAQIGSRKPIYCTGLGKVFLAFMDIDEKTKILNNLNFKKFTKNTVTSKEELLKQLISFRNQGYTVDDEEIEEGLYCIAVPVFDSSKHVIAALSASGPKQRMLSKKELVIKKMLSVSNLLSYQLGDTK from the coding sequence ATGGCTGTAAAATCTGCTGAAAGGGTGCTGCAAATTTTTGAGCATTTAGCTGCATATCCTAATGGACAAACAATTAATGAAATCAGTACTCAGTTGGGATATGCTCCAAGCAGCACTCATGCTCTATTGAAAACTCTTTTAGATAATGGTTATTTATATATTGATGAAATAAAAAGATACAAACTTGGTCCTAAATTGATTCAATTGGGAAAAAGTGTATCTTCACATATGAGTATTGATAAAATAGCTCAACCTCTATTGGAAAAAACAATGGAAGAATTGGAGGAAACAATCTTTATGGCCGTTCTGTTTAAAGGGGAGGTCATTTATGTTGCTAAAGCAAATAGTTATAAGACGGTAACAACAAATGCACAAATCGGAAGTAGAAAGCCTATTTATTGTACAGGACTGGGTAAAGTTTTTTTAGCCTTTATGGATATTGATGAAAAAACTAAAATCCTAAATAATCTTAATTTCAAAAAATTTACAAAGAATACAGTTACATCTAAAGAGGAACTATTAAAACAATTAATTTCTTTTAGAAATCAAGGTTATACTGTTGATGATGAAGAAATTGAGGAGGGTCTCTATTGTATTGCAGTTCCAGTTTTCGATTCATCAAAACATGTTATAGCTGCATTGAGTGCTTCAGGTCCAAAGCAGAGGATGCTATCCAAAAAAGAACTCGTTATAAAAAAAATGTTGTCAGTATCAAACTTATTATCCTATCAGTTGGGTGATACAAAATAA
- a CDS encoding dihydrodipicolinate synthase family protein — MTNLRGVYPPIISIFDENGNFDVDANKKQADYLIKNGVDGITYLGTSGEFYSMNAEQKKKVLDVMLPYVKGRTKVIVGVGECNLQDTLDMVRYVEKIGADAILLVNPYFNVYSDNMIIAYYNKVVRSTNLSVLIYNIPDLTGYNFSPDVVKTILKNNENIIGIKESLNDLDHVKSIIEVKNVNPDFAVYVAYENLAYDGLNAGADGFINATANFAPEFTVNTYKAFVEGDLEKCREYAGKMKDSMEIYNFSKPIYLACKQAVYFRVIGQDRFEILPALSLKNETKNKIYEAMKKLELFQEEDYAK; from the coding sequence ATGACTAATTTAAGAGGAGTTTACCCACCTATTATTTCTATTTTTGATGAAAATGGGAATTTTGATGTGGATGCAAATAAAAAGCAAGCTGATTATCTGATAAAGAACGGTGTTGATGGAATTACTTATCTTGGTACATCAGGAGAATTTTATTCTATGAATGCGGAACAAAAAAAGAAAGTTCTTGATGTAATGTTACCTTATGTAAAAGGCAGGACAAAAGTTATTGTAGGGGTTGGAGAATGCAACCTGCAGGATACGCTGGACATGGTTCGATACGTTGAAAAAATAGGAGCAGATGCAATTTTACTGGTAAATCCATATTTTAATGTATATTCTGACAATATGATTATTGCATATTATAATAAAGTTGTAAGATCTACTAATTTATCAGTGCTTATTTATAATATACCTGATTTGACTGGATATAATTTTAGCCCTGATGTTGTGAAAACAATTCTAAAAAATAATGAAAATATAATTGGAATTAAAGAATCATTGAACGATTTAGACCATGTAAAAAGTATTATCGAAGTTAAAAATGTAAATCCGGATTTCGCTGTATATGTTGCGTATGAAAATTTAGCATATGATGGATTAAATGCAGGAGCAGACGGATTTATAAATGCAACAGCAAATTTTGCTCCGGAATTTACGGTAAATACGTATAAGGCATTTGTTGAAGGCGATCTGGAAAAATGTCGTGAATATGCAGGAAAGATGAAGGATTCCATGGAAATCTACAATTTTAGCAAGCCTATCTATCTGGCGTGTAAACAAGCAGTTTATTTTAGAGTAATTGGACAAGATAGATTTGAAATTTTACCAGCCCTATCATTGAAAAATGAAACAAAAAATAAGATATATGAAGCAATGAAAAAACTGGAACTTTTTCAGGAGGAAGATTATGCCAAATAG
- the fucO gene encoding lactaldehyde reductase — MPNRFILNETSYHGTGAINSIADEAKARGFKKAFVCSDPDLIKFGVTQKVLNVLEHNTLDYELYSNIKPNPTIENVQTGVDSFKKSKADYLIAIGGGSSMDTAKAIGIVIANPDFEDIVSLEGVATTKNKSVPIFAVPTTAGTAAEVTINYVITDVEKNRKMVCVDPKDIPVVAFVDPDMMSSMPKGLTAATGMDALTHAIEGYVTVGAWELSDMFHLKAIEIISRSLRNAVANEPEGRKDMALGQYIAGMGFSNVGLGIVHSMAHPLGAFYDTPHGIANAIILPTVMEYNADATGDKYKYIAKAMGVAGTENMSTEEYRKAAIAAVKKLSEDVGIPANLKDIVNRKDIPFLAQSAYDDACRPGNPKETNVEDITGLYESLI, encoded by the coding sequence ATGCCAAATAGATTTATTTTAAACGAAACATCTTATCACGGAACAGGAGCTATAAACAGTATAGCAGATGAAGCAAAAGCAAGAGGATTCAAGAAGGCATTTGTATGTTCTGATCCGGATTTAATAAAATTCGGTGTTACACAAAAGGTTTTGAATGTTTTAGAACATAATACACTGGATTACGAATTATATTCTAATATAAAACCAAATCCAACAATTGAAAATGTTCAGACTGGTGTTGATTCCTTTAAGAAATCAAAAGCAGATTATTTAATTGCCATTGGAGGGGGATCTTCCATGGATACAGCTAAAGCCATCGGTATTGTTATTGCAAATCCGGATTTTGAAGATATAGTAAGTCTGGAAGGTGTTGCCACAACAAAAAACAAGAGTGTTCCTATTTTTGCAGTTCCTACTACAGCCGGTACAGCCGCAGAGGTTACTATTAACTATGTTATTACAGATGTTGAGAAGAATAGAAAAATGGTTTGTGTTGATCCAAAAGATATTCCAGTTGTAGCTTTTGTAGATCCGGATATGATGTCCTCAATGCCAAAAGGATTGACTGCAGCAACAGGTATGGATGCATTGACACATGCTATTGAAGGATACGTTACAGTTGGTGCATGGGAATTGTCTGATATGTTTCATTTAAAGGCAATCGAAATTATTTCCCGTTCTTTAAGAAATGCAGTAGCCAATGAACCTGAAGGTAGAAAAGACATGGCATTAGGGCAATATATAGCTGGTATGGGATTTTCCAATGTAGGACTTGGTATCGTTCATTCCATGGCACATCCACTTGGGGCATTTTATGATACACCCCATGGTATTGCAAATGCAATTATATTGCCTACAGTTATGGAATACAATGCAGATGCAACAGGTGATAAATACAAATATATAGCAAAGGCAATGGGAGTTGCAGGTACTGAAAATATGAGTACTGAAGAATACAGAAAAGCGGCCATAGCTGCTGTTAAAAAGCTGTCGGAAGATGTAGGCATACCTGCCAACTTAAAAGACATTGTCAATAGAAAGGATATACCTTTTCTAGCACAATCTGCTTATGATGATGCGTGCAGGCCCGGCAATCCAAAAGAAACAAATGTTGAAGATATAACAGGTTTGTATGAATCACTTATTTAG
- the trpS gene encoding tryptophan--tRNA ligase, with translation MEEKRKVIFSGIQPSGNLTIGNYLGALKNWVKLQDKYDCYFCVVDLHAITVRQEPKDLRRRTLEVLAVYLAAGIDPERNTIFIQSHVPTHSEAAWLLNCFTYVGELSRMTQYKNKSQKYSDSGEPISAGLLNYPILMAADILLYNADLVPVGKDQTQHIELARDIAQRFNNLYSPTFTIPEGYIPESGAKIMDLQEPLKKMSKSSDNPNSYVLIMDSPDVIRRKISRCVTDSIGKIRYTDEQPGIKNLMNILIAIQESTTEEIEKKYENSGYAEFKNDVAEAIIGELKPIQDKVNEYINNKHLLEEIYKKGAEKAYYVSNKVLRKMQKKIGFIPR, from the coding sequence ATGGAAGAGAAGAGAAAAGTTATATTCAGCGGTATTCAGCCGTCGGGGAATCTTACTATAGGAAATTATCTGGGGGCGCTCAAAAACTGGGTAAAACTTCAGGATAAATACGATTGTTATTTTTGCGTGGTGGATCTGCATGCCATAACGGTCAGGCAGGAGCCGAAGGATCTCAGAAGAAGAACCCTGGAAGTTCTGGCAGTATATCTTGCAGCAGGTATAGATCCTGAGAGGAATACAATATTTATTCAATCACATGTCCCGACTCATTCCGAGGCAGCATGGCTTTTGAACTGTTTTACCTATGTTGGAGAGCTGAGCAGAATGACTCAATACAAAAATAAATCCCAGAAATACAGTGATTCCGGTGAACCTATAAGTGCGGGGCTTTTAAATTATCCCATATTGATGGCAGCAGATATACTGCTTTATAATGCTGATCTTGTACCTGTAGGAAAGGATCAGACCCAGCACATAGAACTTGCACGTGATATAGCACAGAGATTCAACAATTTATACAGTCCTACATTTACAATACCAGAAGGTTATATACCTGAGAGCGGGGCCAAGATCATGGATCTTCAGGAGCCTTTAAAGAAGATGTCAAAATCATCTGATAATCCAAACAGCTATGTACTTATAATGGATTCTCCTGATGTTATAAGGAGAAAAATAAGTAGATGCGTAACTGACAGCATAGGCAAAATAAGATATACAGACGAGCAGCCCGGAATAAAGAACCTGATGAATATATTGATAGCAATTCAGGAAAGTACGACTGAAGAGATAGAGAAGAAGTACGAGAACTCCGGTTATGCAGAATTCAAAAATGATGTAGCCGAGGCTATAATAGGTGAATTAAAGCCCATACAGGACAAAGTGAATGAATATATTAATAACAAACACCTACTTGAAGAAATTTACAAGAAAGGTGCTGAAAAGGCCTATTATGTGTCAAACAAGGTTCTTAGAAAGATGCAGAAGAAAATAGGATTTATTCCACGATAA
- a CDS encoding desulfoferrodoxin: MIEVKQVYKCEVCGNIVEVLSVGGGNLTCCRKQMTLLEENTVDAALEKHVPVIEKTADGVLVKVGSVEHPMTEAHYIQWIEVHTDNNKIYRKYLTPDDKPQAEFKLDEKVTFAREYCNLHGLWKSK, from the coding sequence ATGATAGAAGTTAAGCAAGTTTATAAGTGCGAGGTATGTGGAAATATTGTTGAAGTATTGAGTGTAGGAGGGGGCAATTTAACCTGTTGTCGTAAACAAATGACCTTACTGGAAGAGAATACAGTGGATGCTGCACTTGAAAAGCATGTTCCAGTAATTGAAAAGACAGCGGATGGTGTACTGGTAAAGGTTGGATCAGTTGAGCATCCTATGACAGAAGCCCACTATATACAGTGGATAGAAGTTCATACTGACAATAACAAAATCTATAGAAAATATCTGACTCCTGATGATAAACCACAGGCAGAATTCAAATTGGATGAAAAAGTAACTTTTGCAAGAGAATATTGCAATCTTCACGGATTGTGGAAGAGCAAATAA